The Argentina anserina chromosome 5, drPotAnse1.1, whole genome shotgun sequence genome includes the window GAGATCTATGAGAAACACATTTATCACcgccgccgacgtctccgccGTCTTCCATTGGCCTCTACGGATAAGTGTCGAGCCACTAACCTCCATGAACTTCTCAAATGCCCTGTCTGCACAAAATCTATGTACCCACCAATCAACCAGGTGTGTTCATGTTCATTATCTTGCTTATCTTAAGGGATcacacagttttttttttgggggtaTGATCATTATTGCGTCTAGATGAATTTGATCTTGAGTCTGTTTCAGGTCGAAATGTAAATTTTTGATGTAATATATCCTTTGCTGCAAGGTTTGAACTTTCTAGGAGATTTTAGTAGAGAACATGTAGCTTAGATTCATAGCCATTTTCTTCTTAAAGGATGTGGTTTTCGATTTGGAGAGTTTTGTGGATAAAAGGTGAAATAATTTTGTGAATTTTTGGGTAAAACAAGTTGTTAGGGAAAGGAACAACAGTGTATATCAACTCATCTAGGTAAGTACTTTCGAGATGATGCTCATGTCACTCTACTAGTTTTCATTTTGATCCACTTCTAATTGAACTCGCTGGAACTCGGAAGTAGTTGCTTGTGTTCTAAGTTGTGTTAATTTGATGATTTCTGCAGTGCCTGAACGGTCACACTCTGTGCTCCATTTGCAAATTGAAAGTGAAGAACTGCTGCCCAACTTGTAGAGAAGAACTTGGAGACATCAGATGTCTGGCATTAGAGAAAGTCGCTGAGTCACTGGAGCTTCCTTGCAAGTATAGCTCTTTTGGATGCTTAGAGATCTTTCCTTACTACAGAAAAGTTAAGCATGAGGCTAGGTGTGACTTCAGACCATACAGTTGCCCCCACCCTGGACCTGAGTGCTCGGCAGTTGGGGATATTGCTTTTCTGCTTGATCATCTGAGAGTTGATCACAAGGTTGATATGCATAATGGATGCAGTTTTGATCATCTTTATGTCAATTCCACTCCCCGGGAGACGGAAAATGCAGCCAAGATGCTTATGGTAAGTGGAGTTTCACTTGTGTTAGTTTGTAACTTGATTTCATGTTTAACTTTGGTTACTCTGAATACCGATGTGTCCTAATCCGATCTCATTATCCGCACTCCCTACATTTAGGATTACTACCATCTTTCTATGTTGATTTGCGGATTCTGCTATAAAAATTGAAACTAGGCACTTTGAATATGatatatttttgttaattGTTACTTTGTTAGTACTTTGTTACCTCTGAATAGATTGAGTACTActgtctattgttgttgtctACTGTCGAGTACTATAGAGAGAGAATACGTGATACTGATACCCTTTACTCTGATCACCTTCATTGTCTGCATTGCAAGGTATTCAGCTGTTACAGCCACTACTTCTGCCTGCATTTTGAAGCCTTCCAACTGGGCATTGCACCAGTTTACATTGCATTTCTTCGTTTCATGGGTGACGCAGTTGAAGCACGAACCTTCAGCTACAGACTGGAAGTTGGAGCACACGGAAGGAAACTAATATGGGAGGGAACCCCTAGGAGCATACGTGAGAGCCATCAGAAGGTGAGGGATAGCCATGATGGTCTCATAATCCAGAGGAACATGGCACTTTTTTTCTCCACTGGAGAAAGGAAGAAGCTCAGGCTTCGGGTCACCGGACGGATATGGAAGGCTGCGAGCACCTAGTTTAGAGCATCTGTAACCCTTTGCTGTCACATGTTCATTCCTTCTTATTATGTCaagtttttggttttgttcatgGAACGCATATGCATTTCTGGATACGTATGTCCACCGCTGAGCTAAAGCTCATGGGCAAGGGCAGTATTATTGTTGTTCGTATTCAAATTATGCAGAGAAGAGGTGTGGTAAAGTTCGCAGAAAATAATTTCGTAGCACTTCCAAGACTAGGAGGCCAAATCGAACTTGCCAAGATGAGGTTCATGACTGACACTGGGTGACACGATATCCGGCATAGATTGAGTTTGCAGAGTCCCCAAGACATTGCACCACCTTAAGCAACTGCTCAATACTTCAATAATAAAGCTATTATCTATACCATAGTTTCTGGTCAGCTCCAGTTTCTTATCTGAGACTAGTCCCGATTTCTTATCCACCGCACACTTCATTGTAGCATTCGGGTTCCATGAGGTTTGGCCTGGCGCTGGTCACCTAATTTCATGCACACTAATCTTTGTATTGATGTTGAGGGCCTGTACTCTTTCATGAGTCAATAACTATTACTGTCCACGTATTACAACAACTAGGGAGTGGAAGATGTGAATAATTGGAAGCTGAAAAATGGCTACTGTCACAAAGCTTCACCTTTCTCCTTCTTTTGGGATGTCTCAACATACTGCTCTGCGAGTTTCTTCACCTTTTCACCTTCTTTGATTAGGAAACTTGCGCTTTTGGCTTTTGAATGGTATTTCATGACTTTCTCAGTTGTTTTTGCCACAGCCCACTTATATTGTTCAGTTGTAATTACACCACTCTTGCACAATGGTCTGATGTGCTCTTTGATGTACGCTTCGACCTGTAGATTGGACTGACAGGTTAGTCGAAATCATAGATTGAAATGCATCTGAAGAATGTCAAAAGAACAACATAAAAGATATGATTCTAAGAAAGGTGGATGGGATAAACCTTCTTAGATATAGAGTTGATGTTGTTGGACTGGTCTTTACATTCTCCATTGGGTTTCTTGTTCCTTTCACCACTTCCATCTGGTTGGGAATGATTCATTGAATCTTCTCCACCAGAGGAATTGCAACCAAGACTAGAAACTGTCATATTTGTCGCCTGGTTCTCAATACCAGATGGAGATGTTATTTCTTCGGTAGGCTTTGGCCCACAACTTTCTGTCTCTTTCAGATAGTTGTCTTTAACCAATCCTGCATCGATCGATCCATATAGAATTTCTGATGCTCCTGGAAATCTCTGGATCAGTGGTTCTTTATCTGGTCCATATAATTCTTCACATTCTGCAGCAGAAAGCTCTTCACCTTCTTTACCGAATATGGATTCCAAAGGAACACAAGAATTGTCAGTCTCACACTCCTTGGTTGAATTTTCCAGACCAGAAAAAGTATCATTCTCAAGCATGCAGGAAGAATCTTTTTGTACTTCAACCACCTTCTCAGTACTTCCAAGATCTATAGTATGATTAGATATTTCTGGCTGAAGAGTAGAGAAAACAACTTTAATTTTTGATGCCCCTCCTTCTGGTTCCATGTTAGAGACTTTTGTAGCAGTGGCACCAATGTAGTCTTCATCTTCCAGATTATACTCAAAATCACCATAGATGTCCAAATCTGGATTTACATCCATTTCAAATACATTATCAGGCCCTTCCTCTCTGGTATCTAATGAGGGATCATCTTCTTTAGCAGGAACTTCCATATTGGAATGTGGACTATTTGGAGGAGAATCAGAAAGGAGACCAGCATTTCTCAGTGCTTCTTCAGTTAGAGGATCACTGGAAGGTTCAACCAAAGCTTCACCAGATCTATCAGCACAGGCTGAAGATTGGGAAGAACTAAAAACTGTGTTTCCACTAGCTTTGTTACCTTTTGAAAGATGCAATATCTCCTGGGAACATAGATTCAGATACACTAGCTTGCTGTTTGACCTGTCTGCAATCTCCTTCTCTATATTGGTTGCATCTGCAACAGCTAATTCAGTGTCCGCAGTTCTACGAATCACTGGCAGATTAGCTTTCCTCAGCAAGTGCTCTGTCATACGGTATAACTGCGTCTGCACAAATTAGAAAGATCCCAAACCATGAAAAATATGATGGTGCCGGAAAAGAAACTATTTCAAGTTTACCAATGTCTATCATAGGAAAGTAAATTTCACTAGTGCTGAGAACAAACAGCCATGATCCAGAGGAACTTCAAATCTTCACAGGTGATTTTGATCACATAGATGTTGGATTTGAGTTCAAATAAGGTATATTCAGGTAATGATGAGAATGGCACACAAGTTTCAGAAACTCAATTACCTGGAGTTCATTAACCTTAGGTTTACAGTTAAATGAGTTAATGGATCTATTCTAAGCATTAGATTCAAATCtattatgaaaaataaacCATATCACAGACTATAATTGTAGCAATCAATACCAGTTTTAAGGCTCAAATTCACGAAACCATACAGCCTAAGTTTAATAAGAATattgttttataatttttatgtgTTGAGTTGGTCTATATGGAGGTAGCATAATCTACAGTAAAAGTTTAACTGATGACAAGCACACATCCATCTCAGTTACTAGACAGGAACTTCATACCTGCCTCACTGACATTGGAATTTTATTGTGACGACAAGGAGACAAAACCGGTTTCATGTCTGTTGGCAACTGAGCCTGCAAGCAGAAACCATCAAATAGGATTATATCACCAGGAGAAGCAAACAGCATAAATGAAAGGTTTTAAAAGTAGTTTTATTACATACTAGCAAAGGGTAGTTTCCTTTGAGCCCGGAGTTGTCTTGCTGTTTTTCATTTGTTGTATTCTTGCCTGTACCACTCATTTTCCTGGCAAGAACCTCCAAAGCCCATTTCCTTTTATCTACTTTTATATCACCAGTTTTATGAACTACATCCTTGGTTTTCAATTTAGAACCACCAGATGAAGCAGCCAAGGACCCTCTTGAGTGTCTATCTTGATGTACTTTCTTAGAAGCAGCACCATTGTCTGAGCCTGGAGGATTGTTTTTGTTCCCATTAGTTTCTAATAAAGGTAGACCAACTTTTGATGAAACCTTATTCATATCTGTGGAAGTCGAAGTGAGATTATCAAGAAGAGGCTTCGAACACGGATCCGTTGCACAGAGTTTATCATTCGGCTCAGAATTACCAACAGCTACAAGAGGCTTTATATTATCTTTCCTTGGAAATACAGACGTATCTGCTAAATACAACCTGGAAAGAATTGGACTTGTGGACTCATGTGTATTAGACTCAGGCTTTGTATCTAACTTCTTTGAACTTCCATTGAGAAGGCCAAGAACTGACTTTAAAGTCTCAATCTTTTCAGGTTCTCCAATGCAACGATGCTTCCAAAATTCAATTTGACAGTCCCGGTCCCATGCACGTTTTCGTCTTCCATTAGATGTCCCATAGATTTTCTTTGTCAAGTTCTCACGTACTTTTCCCTTTTCCAACATTGACTTCCTTGCCTTCAGTGCTAAATCTGATAACTTCTTTACAGGTTCAGTTTTTGATCCAGCCAGAGCTGCCCTAAAGGCGTCGAGAAGCTTTGGATCAAACTGGTTTTCACCAATATCTTTTGAAGATTTGTTGCGGACAGCCTCTCTTATTTCCTTTCTTAATCTCTGAACAACCACTGATGATTCCTTGTCCTCAGCATCTCTCCTCATTATCTTTTTAACTCTCAAACTAGCCATAGAATCTTGTTCTTCTGAGGATTGTAAATCAGAATTGGAGCCTGCAAGCCCCTTGGAAGACTTATGGTTTGTAGTTCGAACAATGCTCAATATTTCAGAAGTAGGGTCCAGTATAGGATGACACTTCAACTTGCTATCTTTGGGAACTACAGTCAGGCTGGAGCCATTCCCAGAGTCTGAAAGTTGTGCTTTGGCTTTGTCCTTGAAAGCAATCTGTTGAATCTTCTCCCCATCTCTGATTTTCTTCACAGGAACTTTGTTTTTGATCTTAGGGTTTGTACCCCTATCATCAGCACAAACGCCATCACTATAATTTCAAAAGAACAAGTAACTCAAAGTCAGAAGTTTTCCTCAACATGGCGTGAACCCATAATATatttcaaatacaatctttCAGGAAATTGATAACAAGAACATCAAAAACAGctttgagaattcatattttattcAACCAGTTGACTTCAAGTATGCAGACATTTCCTCTCATGTTTCAGCAAAAGTTTTTGATATTTTACTAATGATGATATTGAGGAAAATCCCACGGGAAATTGGCTAGAATATTCTTCAGGGGGGGGAAAGTCTAGTAGGGTTCGATTTCTGGCGCCCCAGAAAAGAAGAGTTGGTATGCAGAAACTCAAACTTCGATGCTTGTGGCATAGCATATTAGGTTTATGTATGCATCTTTAATAAATATAGTTCATGCATTTAATGGTTCATGAACATTGTCTAGTCCTATCAGTATATTCAAACAACAAATAAGACATTTCAGTGAGTTCTTAAGTCTATCTTCTGTTTACCTATCTTTCCCTTGAAGTTTAAGGTCTTTCTAGATAAGACATCTCAAAAACTTGGGAGTTTTCTGAGGAACCTACATTAGCTCGTCTATAGCAAGCTGATCATTTGACAACCCTAAATCCCAGGTTCAATATTATCAACACCCACCATGAATCATTTGGTATTAGCAAGCTTAGTCACCACCACAATAGAACCACACAAGATATGAAGAGGAGATAATGGCCCCAAAATCCAAAATATGCTACAAACCCCCAAAATAAACCAAGGATTTCTatgcagaaaaagaaaataaaatctaacAAATATAGAAAAATTAGGGTGGAACAGTGGTAGTTACACAATTGATGCTGGAAGATTATGACATGAGGATAGCAGTAACAAAACCTGAAGCAACATAGTTATGAGCATTAAGTGCAGAAAACCATATTAGAATCAATTAATATATTTGGATGACATGAGACCTGCAATCTGTGCGTTTTCTCTTTCCACCAGTCATATCAGGAGCATCTGAATTAGCATCTTGTACAATCCTGTCAGCTGGAAACACAACAATGAGGTAATGCTCATGAGTGGCAGTTGAACTGATTCATTGAAAACTACTTACACCACCCACAcccaacaaaaaaacaaatgaagcCCTAAACAATTCCATACCTTTTGGCAAATATTCTTCTGTAGGATAATGCTGCTTCACATCTTTAGCGTCATCGTGTTCAGTTCCAGTGCTATTCGTGTCAACTAGAGGCACATCAAAATCAATATGAGTCCAACATGTGCAGCATATGAAATCTTCAAAGTCAGGCAATTTCAATGGTCAACTAGTTATTGTTTATTGAAATCAATATAAGTACAATTACCTGACATAATCAAACCCGCAGATAACCCAAGATTTAGATCCATACTACACTGGCTGTCAGATAGCCTTTCACTGATATGTGATTCATTAAGCTTCCCAGAAGAACTTTTGACGTCATCAAAGCTTCTGAGATCATAAATTGATTCACCAGCACTGGACCTAAGCTGCTTGTGTGCTAGAGCATTTGAAGGTAAACTGAAGGAGGTATCACAGGATAGGGACAGTTCTAATTCCTGTGCTTCCAGTTTAACAGTTATCATCCCTGCAGGTTTTTCCAACTTGTGGCAATCTTCAGAAGCTGATACCAGCAATTCACTTTGAAAGTCCTTGCCAACTTTGAGGGTTGGTAAAATGCTCTGACCTGAATCTGTAACCATTGAGACTACAACAGCTGTGTCTCCAGTATCGACAGAAGATACAGAGACCTTTCTTGAGAAAGTATCCTCAGTCAAAGATTCACGATTTTCAAGATCACATTGGCTGTTAGACCTCTGTACTGAACCGGCATCTGAGTTTTGTGGCATATCACCAGCTACACAtctacagaaaaaaaaaattagaatatgtAAGTAAATAATCAGCATAATTACAGAGGAACCTTAAGGAACATATATAAGGATCATCAAAGCAGCACTACTCAGTGAAAGACTACTGTccacatgtatatatgtttggCAGTAGTTGTAAAAGATAAAGATTTTTGTTCCCACACAAGATACAAGATAGCTAGTTATCATcttgttttattataaacttaGTTGACAACTGAAGTCAGGAATGTCGTtaactttttaaaaaaacataaaagatccacaacccatttgttaccacTTAACATGCTATTCTACCTTGATTTTAGATTTAAGGTTCTGCACATACAAGTCAACTGCTTATTGATTATTAGGtaatataaaatattaaaatgtaGTTTTAACAAAAATTCATGAACCAGACTTAACAAGGGAACATTAGacccaaaataaaataagcaaAGAAACTAAAAGTGCACAATGAATAAACAAAATAAGTATCTCTTATGTAACTAACCTGGGGCATAACCACATATTCTCAGATGTGTTTTCAGGATCAAACCCCACACAGAAAGCATGGTACCTGAGAAAGGTTTCTTAGATCATGCATTTATGTGAAAGTTTTTTGCAAAAAAACCACTGATTGCTCATTTACCATAAGTCGCATGAATCACATGCAATTGATGTATCGAGATTGGAATTCTCCTCCATCTTTGCCAATCCACTTCGAACCTTGCAATGATCTCCATCCAAGCAGATAACTGACTGCAACATGATTAAATGCAAAATATACAATATCAGATTATCAAAGTTGAGAGATAGCCAAATAGGTTTGAAGACAAATGAAAATGTGATAAATACAAAACTCTTAAGTTTTCTGATATTACTttataattaatattaaatCATCTTTGTTTCCTTGATATCCTTGTAttcttctataaaaaaaattaaaaaaaaaaacaaaggttCCTCATTTGAAAGGGTCACATCCTATATATACCACTGATAAACTCCTTTCCCCAATATTCTGCATCTTGGTGTGGTGGGAAGGGATCATGCAAAGCTGATCCTTTGAACCACGGGTTTCAACGTAAAGACCAAATCTAAATAAACAAGGCTACAGAAATTCCTAATGTTGACTAAAGGTTTCCCTGATGATGCTTATAAGCACAATATTGCTTATTAGAGCAAAGCAGTAGCTCCGGGGTGATTAATGCATGCACGTGGAAGTTGGAATGAATAAAGCACCAATGGAAGCAACAAACAGAGAAGCATGACTCTTAGCATCTTACGTCATGAGTTGTCAGGTAACATTAACACGTGAAATCATCTTGGTAACAATGGTAGGAGAGGACAGCAATCTAAAAAACTAAGGTAGAAAATTACCAAATGaaagatcatatatataataaagttAAAGATAATTACGTTTTCATCAATATAGTATGATGGAAATGAGACGGTGTTATTTGTCCCTTCAATACTCCAATCATCATCTCTGCAGACAATAAAAATATGGAAATTAGTCTCTGACAGACGAAGCAACTCTAAAAAAGTACAGATTTTTAAAATTCATAATCACAAGGACACCAAAATAACAGCATGTGCAGGAACCACTCGATAAGTATTTCTGAGTCGTATACAAGAGGAATCAATTCACTCTCACCAATATGCTAAAACACGTTGTTCATGACTGCAAAAGTACCTGGCAGATGAATCATCATCCAATTTGTTGCTCCCAACAGTATCGTATACCTTCATATTAAAATCAATCTTACAAGCTTCAGCACTAATTGTgtttcataatatatatatatatacatatatatatatatatatttgaagatttataaaataattgcCAATCTCCAAACAAGGTACATATAGAAGATATCATGTACTTTACAACTCACCGGAACACATGTAATCACTTGGAATTCATTCTGGCAAAGCGGGCAAAGATTTGTAATGGTAGCCCAATTGTCAAtgcaagcaaaacaaaacctgAAAAAGCATGGTGAAC containing:
- the LOC126796283 gene encoding E3 ubiquitin-protein ligase SINAT5-like, whose translation is MEDDGVECLSSCDEIYEKHIYHRRRRLRRLPLASTDKCRATNLHELLKCPVCTKSMYPPINQCLNGHTLCSICKLKVKNCCPTCREELGDIRCLALEKVAESLELPCKYSSFGCLEIFPYYRKVKHEARCDFRPYSCPHPGPECSAVGDIAFLLDHLRVDHKVDMHNGCSFDHLYVNSTPRETENAAKMLMVFSCYSHYFCLHFEAFQLGIAPVYIAFLRFMGDAVEARTFSYRLEVGAHGRKLIWEGTPRSIRESHQKVRDSHDGLIIQRNMALFFSTGERKKLRLRVTGRIWKAAST
- the LOC126796281 gene encoding uncharacterized protein At4g10930 isoform X1; this translates as MFDEMEVNLVASGIQEEEEAFGVDENYTNDNPVVEGENETCGICMDTIIDRGVLDCCQHWFCFACIDNWATITNLCPLCQNEFQVITCVPVYDTVGSNKLDDDSSARDDDWSIEGTNNTVSFPSYYIDENSVICLDGDHCKVRSGLAKMEENSNLDTSIACDSCDLWYHAFCVGFDPENTSENMWLCPRCVAGDMPQNSDAGSVQRSNSQCDLENRESLTEDTFSRKVSVSSVDTGDTAVVVSMVTDSGQSILPTLKVGKDFQSELLVSASEDCHKLEKPAGMITVKLEAQELELSLSCDTSFSLPSNALAHKQLRSSAGESIYDLRSFDDVKSSSGKLNESHISERLSDSQCSMDLNLGLSAGLIMSVDTNSTGTEHDDAKDVKQHYPTEEYLPKADRIVQDANSDAPDMTGGKRKRTDCSDGVCADDRGTNPKIKNKVPVKKIRDGEKIQQIAFKDKAKAQLSDSGNGSSLTVVPKDSKLKCHPILDPTSEILSIVRTTNHKSSKGLAGSNSDLQSSEEQDSMASLRVKKIMRRDAEDKESSVVVQRLRKEIREAVRNKSSKDIGENQFDPKLLDAFRAALAGSKTEPVKKLSDLALKARKSMLEKGKVRENLTKKIYGTSNGRRKRAWDRDCQIEFWKHRCIGEPEKIETLKSVLGLLNGSSKKLDTKPESNTHESTSPILSRLYLADTSVFPRKDNIKPLVAVGNSEPNDKLCATDPCSKPLLDNLTSTSTDMNKVSSKVGLPLLETNGNKNNPPGSDNGAASKKVHQDRHSRGSLAASSGGSKLKTKDVVHKTGDIKVDKRKWALEVLARKMSGTGKNTTNEKQQDNSGLKGNYPLLAQLPTDMKPVLSPCRHNKIPMSVRQTQLYRMTEHLLRKANLPVIRRTADTELAVADATNIEKEIADRSNSKLVYLNLCSQEILHLSKGNKASGNTVFSSSQSSACADRSGEALVEPSSDPLTEEALRNAGLLSDSPPNSPHSNMEVPAKEDDPSLDTREEGPDNVFEMDVNPDLDIYGDFEYNLEDEDYIGATATKVSNMEPEGGASKIKVVFSTLQPEISNHTIDLGSTEKVVEVQKDSSCMLENDTFSGLENSTKECETDNSCVPLESIFGKEGEELSAAECEELYGPDKEPLIQRFPGASEILYGSIDAGLVKDNYLKETESCGPKPTEEITSPSGIENQATNMTVSSLGCNSSGGEDSMNHSQPDGSGERNKKPNGECKDQSNNINSISKKVEAYIKEHIRPLCKSGVITTEQYKWAVAKTTEKVMKYHSKAKSASFLIKEGEKVKKLAEQYVETSQKKEKGEAL
- the LOC126796281 gene encoding uncharacterized protein At4g10930 isoform X2, translated to MFDEMEVNLVASGIQEEEEAFGVDENYTNDNPVVEGENETCGICMDTIIDRGVLDCCQHWFCFACIDNWATITNLCPLCQNEFQVITCVPVYDTVGSNKLDDDSSARDDDWSIEGTNNTVSFPSYYIDENSVICLDGDHCKVRSGLAKMEENSNLDTSIACDSCDLWYHAFCVGFDPENTSENMWLCPRCVAGDMPQNSDAGSVQRSNSQCDLENRESLTEDTFSRKVSVSSVDTGDTAVVVSMVTDSGMITVKLEAQELELSLSCDTSFSLPSNALAHKQLRSSAGESIYDLRSFDDVKSSSGKLNESHISERLSDSQCSMDLNLGLSAGLIMSVDTNSTGTEHDDAKDVKQHYPTEEYLPKADRIVQDANSDAPDMTGGKRKRTDCSDGVCADDRGTNPKIKNKVPVKKIRDGEKIQQIAFKDKAKAQLSDSGNGSSLTVVPKDSKLKCHPILDPTSEILSIVRTTNHKSSKGLAGSNSDLQSSEEQDSMASLRVKKIMRRDAEDKESSVVVQRLRKEIREAVRNKSSKDIGENQFDPKLLDAFRAALAGSKTEPVKKLSDLALKARKSMLEKGKVRENLTKKIYGTSNGRRKRAWDRDCQIEFWKHRCIGEPEKIETLKSVLGLLNGSSKKLDTKPESNTHESTSPILSRLYLADTSVFPRKDNIKPLVAVGNSEPNDKLCATDPCSKPLLDNLTSTSTDMNKVSSKVGLPLLETNGNKNNPPGSDNGAASKKVHQDRHSRGSLAASSGGSKLKTKDVVHKTGDIKVDKRKWALEVLARKMSGTGKNTTNEKQQDNSGLKGNYPLLAQLPTDMKPVLSPCRHNKIPMSVRQTQLYRMTEHLLRKANLPVIRRTADTELAVADATNIEKEIADRSNSKLVYLNLCSQEILHLSKGNKASGNTVFSSSQSSACADRSGEALVEPSSDPLTEEALRNAGLLSDSPPNSPHSNMEVPAKEDDPSLDTREEGPDNVFEMDVNPDLDIYGDFEYNLEDEDYIGATATKVSNMEPEGGASKIKVVFSTLQPEISNHTIDLGSTEKVVEVQKDSSCMLENDTFSGLENSTKECETDNSCVPLESIFGKEGEELSAAECEELYGPDKEPLIQRFPGASEILYGSIDAGLVKDNYLKETESCGPKPTEEITSPSGIENQATNMTVSSLGCNSSGGEDSMNHSQPDGSGERNKKPNGECKDQSNNINSISKKVEAYIKEHIRPLCKSGVITTEQYKWAVAKTTEKVMKYHSKAKSASFLIKEGEKVKKLAEQYVETSQKKEKGEAL